The following are from one region of the Actinomyces sp. oral taxon 897 genome:
- a CDS encoding response regulator transcription factor, with protein sequence MRVLVVEDEEYLAEAIATGLRREAMAVDTVGDGASALEQITTNDYDIVVLDRDLPVVHGDEVCRTIVRDYPHTRVLMLTASRTLDARVDGFELGADDYLTKPFEFPELVARLRALGRRSQPARTPVIEAHGVRLDPFRREVYRNGRFVRLSPKEFAVLQVLMEADGGVLSAETLLEKAWDANADPFTNSTRVTISHLRRKLGEPWVIQTVPGAGYRFSA encoded by the coding sequence GTGCGGGTGCTGGTCGTGGAGGATGAGGAGTACCTTGCCGAGGCGATCGCCACCGGGCTGCGGCGCGAGGCGATGGCGGTGGACACCGTGGGGGACGGGGCCAGCGCCCTGGAGCAGATCACCACCAACGACTACGACATCGTGGTGCTGGACCGGGATCTGCCGGTCGTCCACGGCGACGAGGTGTGCCGCACCATAGTACGTGATTATCCCCATACGCGAGTGCTCATGCTCACTGCCTCCCGGACCCTGGACGCCCGTGTGGACGGCTTCGAGCTGGGGGCGGACGACTACCTGACCAAGCCCTTCGAGTTCCCTGAGCTGGTGGCCCGGCTGCGGGCCCTGGGGCGGCGCAGCCAGCCCGCCCGGACCCCGGTGATCGAGGCCCACGGGGTGCGCCTGGACCCCTTCAGGCGGGAGGTGTACCGCAACGGGCGGTTCGTCCGGCTCAGCCCCAAGGAGTTCGCCGTCCTCCAGGTGCTCATGGAGGCCGACGGCGGGGTCCTCAGCGCCGAGACCCTGCTGGAGAAGGCCTGGGACGCCAACGCCGACCCGTTCACCAACTCCACCCGGGTGACCATCTCCCACCTGCGCCGCAAGCTCGGTGAGCCCTGGGTGATCCAGACGGTCCCCGGTGCCGGCTACAGGTTCAGCGCGTGA
- a CDS encoding efflux RND transporter periplasmic adaptor subunit — protein MDEITASSLEDDGAVALARPTSRRSFLAVGAAAVLAAGAGATVFVTQAGPFAAKQAPTTAAFTGATDTITRGTLQGETTVSGTLRFSDAHKLKAGFDGILIQLPASGTVLTQGDVLYRTGDRVAYLMHGSLPAWRTFEIGMERGEDVRQLETLLKGMGYFDYEPDDRFTWATTSAIVKWQKDVGLARTGTIPLGQMVFSSGDLRVGSVAARVGDRVADGTDLYDVTSTTQVIDANVKLGDQKLAVVGSTVTVKLPDATTTPGTITAVGTPTEKSTGSSETKERVIPITITLTDASAAANFQEASVTVALPSEKRENVLSVPVGALLALSPDQYGVEVVEDDGTTRKVPVTLGLFAGGRVEISGEGLSEGQRVVVPQT, from the coding sequence ATGGATGAGATCACCGCCTCCTCGCTGGAGGACGACGGCGCCGTGGCCCTGGCCCGCCCCACCTCACGCCGCTCCTTCCTGGCCGTCGGGGCCGCTGCCGTCCTGGCCGCGGGCGCGGGAGCCACCGTCTTCGTGACCCAGGCAGGCCCGTTCGCCGCCAAGCAGGCTCCTACGACGGCGGCCTTCACCGGTGCCACGGACACCATCACCCGCGGCACCCTCCAGGGGGAGACCACCGTGTCGGGGACCCTGCGCTTCTCCGACGCCCACAAGCTCAAGGCGGGCTTTGATGGCATCCTCATCCAGCTGCCCGCCTCCGGCACCGTCCTGACACAGGGCGACGTGCTCTACCGCACCGGTGACCGCGTCGCCTACCTCATGCACGGCTCCCTGCCGGCCTGGAGGACCTTCGAGATCGGCATGGAGCGGGGCGAGGACGTCCGCCAGCTGGAGACCCTCCTGAAGGGCATGGGCTACTTCGACTACGAGCCCGACGACCGCTTCACCTGGGCCACCACCAGCGCCATCGTCAAGTGGCAGAAGGACGTCGGCCTGGCCCGCACCGGGACCATCCCCCTGGGCCAGATGGTCTTCTCCTCCGGGGACCTGCGCGTGGGCTCGGTCGCGGCACGGGTCGGGGACCGCGTGGCCGACGGCACCGACCTCTACGACGTCACCAGCACCACCCAGGTCATTGACGCCAACGTCAAGCTCGGCGACCAGAAGCTCGCCGTCGTCGGCTCGACCGTCACCGTCAAGCTGCCCGACGCCACCACCACCCCCGGCACCATCACGGCCGTGGGCACCCCCACCGAGAAGTCCACCGGCTCGAGCGAGACCAAGGAGCGGGTCATCCCCATTACGATCACCCTCACCGACGCCTCCGCCGCCGCCAACTTCCAGGAGGCCTCGGTCACCGTGGCCCTGCCCAGCGAGAAGCGCGAGAACGTGCTCTCGGTACCGGTGGGGGCGCTCCTGGCCCTGAGCCCCGACCAGTACGGCGTCGAGGTCGTGGAGGACGACGGGACCACCCGCAAGGTGCCCGTGACCCTCGGGCTGTTCGCCGGCGGACGTGTGGAGATCTCCGGGGAGGGCCTCTCCGAGGGCCAGCGAGTGGTGGTGCCGCAGACATGA
- a CDS encoding ABC transporter ATP-binding protein produces the protein MSRILSLRDVRRTYGQPPVAACAGVSLDVDYGEFVAIVGPSGSGKSTLLNLIGTLDRPSSGTVEIDGVDVGSLGDTRLSALRANRIGFVFQQFHLADGVNAVDNVADGLLYNGVPRSERRRRARSALERVGLGHRLDHRPHQMSGGERQRVAIARAVVGDPPLLLADEPTGNLDSASGASIVELLHELHRQGTTVIVITHDNELAAKLPRQIAIRDGRVVGDSREEEIVHDDVYASV, from the coding sequence ATGAGCCGCATCCTGTCTCTGCGCGACGTGCGCCGCACCTACGGCCAGCCGCCGGTGGCCGCCTGCGCCGGCGTGAGCCTGGACGTGGACTACGGGGAGTTCGTCGCCATCGTGGGGCCCTCGGGGAGCGGCAAGTCCACGCTCCTCAACCTCATTGGCACCCTGGACCGCCCCAGCTCGGGCACCGTCGAGATCGACGGCGTGGACGTGGGCAGCCTGGGCGACACCCGGCTCTCGGCCCTGCGCGCCAACCGCATCGGCTTCGTCTTCCAGCAGTTCCACCTGGCCGACGGCGTCAACGCGGTGGACAACGTGGCCGACGGCCTGCTCTACAACGGGGTACCCCGCTCCGAGCGGAGGCGGCGCGCCCGCTCCGCCCTGGAACGGGTGGGCCTGGGGCACCGCCTGGACCACCGCCCCCACCAGATGAGCGGTGGTGAGCGACAGCGCGTGGCCATTGCCCGGGCGGTGGTGGGCGACCCCCCGCTGCTGCTGGCCGACGAGCCCACGGGCAACCTGGACTCGGCCTCCGGGGCCTCGATCGTCGAGCTCCTCCACGAGCTCCACCGCCAGGGGACCACCGTTATCGTCATCACCCACGACAATGAGCTCGCCGCCAAGCTGCCCCGGCAGATCGCCATCCGTGACGGGCGCGTTGTCGGTGACTCCCGTGAGGAGGAGATCGTCCATGACGACGTCTACGCCAGCGTCTGA
- a CDS encoding ABC transporter permease, producing MTTSTPASDKGKESTAAQRAASARRRGGALRRSRLRLGDVLRLGATGIRARPTRAFLSALGIAIGIAAMIAVVGISASSRAQLSAQLDSLGTNLLTASAGQDLFGNKSSLPEDSVGKVRLINQVEQASSTGLIKNSLVYRTPLIDKNASGGLSTMVADQSLLDVVAGEVDKGTWLNQATSQYPATVLGAAAAQRLGVVSPGTQVWIGGKWFTVVGILKPVVLAPDLDSAALVGKQAATSLLGYDSKPTTVYTRIQDKSVASVRDLLAPSISPQAPNEVKVSRPSDALEAKNAADKAFTTLLLGVGSIALLVGGIGVANTMIISVLERRREIGLRRSLGAMRRHILVQFMSEALLLASLGGALGCVIGIGVTAGMSAANDWPLTVPVIAVAGGLGVTIVIGALAGVYPAVRASRTPPTAALNAQ from the coding sequence ATGACGACGTCTACGCCAGCGTCTGACAAGGGGAAGGAGTCCACGGCGGCCCAGCGGGCGGCGTCGGCCCGACGCCGGGGCGGGGCGCTGCGGCGCTCGCGGCTGCGGCTGGGGGACGTGCTGCGCCTGGGGGCCACCGGCATCAGGGCCCGGCCCACCCGCGCCTTCCTGTCCGCCCTGGGGATCGCCATCGGCATTGCCGCCATGATCGCGGTGGTGGGGATCTCCGCCTCCAGCCGGGCCCAGCTCTCCGCCCAGCTGGACTCCCTGGGCACCAACCTGCTGACGGCCAGCGCAGGGCAGGACCTGTTCGGCAACAAGAGCTCCCTGCCCGAGGACTCCGTGGGCAAGGTGCGTCTCATTAACCAGGTGGAGCAGGCCTCCAGCACCGGGCTGATCAAGAACTCCCTGGTGTACCGCACCCCGCTCATTGACAAGAACGCCTCCGGGGGCCTGTCCACCATGGTGGCCGACCAGTCGCTCCTGGACGTCGTGGCGGGCGAGGTGGACAAGGGGACGTGGCTCAACCAGGCCACCAGCCAGTACCCGGCCACCGTGCTCGGTGCCGCCGCCGCCCAGCGCCTGGGCGTGGTCTCGCCGGGGACGCAGGTGTGGATCGGCGGGAAGTGGTTCACCGTCGTGGGCATCCTCAAGCCGGTGGTCCTGGCCCCCGACCTGGACTCGGCCGCACTGGTCGGCAAGCAGGCGGCCACCTCGCTGCTGGGCTACGACTCCAAGCCGACCACCGTGTACACGCGCATCCAGGACAAGTCGGTGGCCTCCGTGCGCGACCTCCTGGCGCCGTCGATCTCACCGCAGGCCCCTAACGAGGTCAAGGTCTCGCGTCCCTCCGACGCGCTGGAGGCCAAGAACGCCGCCGACAAGGCCTTTACCACCCTGCTGCTGGGGGTGGGCTCGATCGCCCTGCTCGTGGGCGGTATCGGGGTGGCCAACACCATGATCATCTCGGTGCTGGAGCGCCGGCGGGAGATCGGCCTGCGCCGCTCCCTGGGGGCGATGCGCCGCCACATCCTGGTGCAGTTCATGAGTGAGGCGCTGCTGCTGGCCTCCCTGGGAGGGGCCCTGGGCTGCGTCATCGGCATCGGGGTGACGGCCGGGATGTCGGCCGCCAACGACTGGCCGTTGACCGTGCCCGTGATAGCCGTCGCGGGGGGCCTGGGGGTGACGATCGTCATTGGTGCCCTGGCCGGGGTGTACCCGGCGGTGCGGGCCTCGCGTACCCCGCCCACCGCGGCGCTCAACGCCCAGTAG
- a CDS encoding L-lactate permease, whose protein sequence is MPLTPMTPLTPLLALTAPATSFTPSTTAVGGNVYLTALVGLAPLVAFFVLMGVVKLKTHWCSLVSLGLAALLAVALFHMPVGMTVMSGAQGAVMGLVPIVYIIVAAVWLYNLTDVSGRSADLRAVFNVIGKGDVRAQALIVAFSFCGLLEGLAGFGAPVAIAAAMVAALGLPRIKSAVVVMVGNAINVGFGAMSIPVTTAARLGGAEPVTVAATMGHLTWVFCAFIPLVLLFVLDGLRGVRQLWPLAVVSGLATGAGHFVTPSVSYELTAVLASLLGLAASYVFLLVWTPTTPREYRSQVDAADVPTPERVVLALLPYVLVVAMIAVTKLWKVGFDLSQVLSGTDVKIRWPGVYGDLLNAGGEPSASAVYTLQILSNPGTWIFATGVVVTVVYAARSVPGRFEMSLGQGLRTLASTCYNLRLAVLTIVSVMALAYVMNFSGQTSAIGAALAATGAAYAFLSPVLGWIGTAVAGSATSAGALFANLQATAAAGAGLDPNVLLAANTIGGGIGKVVSPQNLAIATTAVDAPGQDAELLRRAAPYSLGLLLALCSLVLVASQGWLGNYLP, encoded by the coding sequence ATGCCTCTGACGCCGATGACGCCGTTGACACCGTTGCTGGCCCTGACGGCCCCCGCCACCTCCTTCACCCCCTCCACGACCGCCGTCGGCGGGAACGTCTACCTCACCGCCCTGGTGGGCCTGGCCCCCCTGGTGGCCTTCTTCGTGCTCATGGGGGTGGTCAAGCTCAAGACGCACTGGTGCTCCCTGGTCAGCCTGGGCCTGGCCGCACTCCTGGCGGTGGCCCTGTTCCACATGCCGGTGGGCATGACCGTCATGAGCGGGGCCCAGGGCGCCGTCATGGGCCTGGTCCCGATCGTCTACATCATTGTCGCGGCGGTGTGGCTGTACAACCTCACCGACGTCTCCGGACGCAGCGCCGACCTGCGGGCGGTGTTCAACGTGATCGGCAAGGGCGACGTGCGCGCCCAGGCCCTCATAGTGGCCTTCTCCTTCTGCGGCCTGCTGGAGGGGCTGGCCGGCTTCGGGGCGCCGGTGGCGATCGCCGCCGCCATGGTCGCGGCCCTGGGGCTGCCCAGGATCAAGTCCGCCGTCGTGGTCATGGTGGGCAACGCGATCAACGTGGGCTTCGGCGCCATGTCCATCCCCGTCACCACCGCCGCCAGGCTCGGCGGGGCCGAGCCGGTGACGGTCGCGGCCACCATGGGGCACCTGACCTGGGTCTTCTGCGCCTTTATCCCGCTGGTGCTGCTGTTCGTCCTCGACGGCCTGCGCGGCGTGAGGCAGCTGTGGCCGCTGGCGGTGGTGTCGGGCCTGGCCACGGGGGCCGGGCACTTCGTGACGCCGTCGGTCTCCTACGAGCTCACCGCGGTGCTGGCCTCCCTGCTGGGCCTGGCCGCCAGCTACGTCTTCCTGCTGGTGTGGACCCCGACCACGCCCCGGGAGTACCGCTCCCAGGTGGACGCCGCGGACGTGCCCACCCCCGAGCGCGTGGTCCTGGCCCTGCTGCCCTACGTGCTGGTGGTGGCCATGATCGCCGTCACCAAGCTGTGGAAGGTGGGGTTCGACCTCAGCCAGGTCCTCAGCGGCACGGACGTCAAGATCCGGTGGCCCGGCGTCTACGGCGACCTGCTCAACGCCGGGGGCGAGCCCTCCGCCAGCGCGGTCTACACCCTCCAGATCCTGTCCAACCCGGGCACCTGGATCTTTGCCACCGGGGTGGTCGTCACCGTGGTGTACGCGGCACGCTCGGTGCCCGGGAGGTTCGAGATGAGCCTGGGACAAGGGCTGCGGACCCTGGCCAGTACCTGCTACAACCTGCGCCTGGCGGTACTGACCATTGTCAGCGTCATGGCGCTGGCCTACGTCATGAACTTCTCCGGTCAGACCAGCGCCATCGGTGCGGCCCTGGCGGCCACGGGCGCCGCCTACGCCTTCCTCTCCCCGGTCCTGGGGTGGATCGGGACGGCGGTGGCCGGGTCGGCCACGAGCGCGGGCGCCCTGTTCGCCAACCTCCAGGCGACGGCGGCCGCCGGGGCCGGGCTCGACCCCAATGTGCTCCTGGCGGCCAACACCATCGGCGGCGGCATCGGCAAGGTCGTCTCCCCACAGAACCTGGCCATTGCCACCACCGCCGTGGACGCCCCGGGGCAGGACGCCGAGCTGCTGCGCCGGGCCGCCCCGTACTCCCTCGGCCTGCTGCTGGCCCTGTGCAGCCTGGTCCTGGTCGCCTCCCAGGGCTGGCTGGGCAACTACCTGCCGTAA
- a CDS encoding MarC family protein has product MDVALLVKALTAFFAIMNPFVNLPLFLSLTANQEAATQRRTAMRVVMFCAIMCIVILGTGSAFLKMFGVSVDDFRVAGGLVLLIISLGMLSGKGSTAHEGTKGEKRQQSDRAAASDVAFYPLTFPMLVGPGTIATIIVMDAHAQGLGGRLTVGLALAAVLVLLGVVLFFSAQIGHHMSLTLRTIMTRLMGMILLSIAVSMMAAGLTTLFPGWV; this is encoded by the coding sequence ATGGACGTTGCTCTTCTGGTCAAGGCCCTGACGGCCTTCTTCGCGATTATGAACCCCTTTGTGAACCTGCCGCTCTTCCTGAGCCTGACCGCCAACCAGGAGGCTGCCACCCAGCGTCGCACCGCTATGCGCGTGGTCATGTTCTGCGCCATTATGTGCATTGTTATCCTCGGCACTGGGAGCGCTTTCCTGAAGATGTTCGGTGTGAGCGTGGACGACTTCCGGGTGGCCGGTGGTCTGGTACTCCTTATTATCTCCTTAGGTATGCTCTCCGGTAAGGGCTCCACCGCCCACGAGGGCACCAAGGGGGAGAAGCGGCAGCAGTCCGACCGTGCCGCTGCCAGCGACGTCGCCTTCTACCCCCTGACCTTCCCCATGCTCGTCGGGCCCGGCACGATCGCCACCATCATTGTCATGGACGCCCACGCCCAGGGGCTGGGCGGCCGGCTGACCGTGGGCCTGGCGCTGGCCGCCGTGCTCGTGCTCCTGGGCGTGGTGCTCTTCTTCTCCGCGCAGATCGGTCACCACATGTCCCTGACCCTGCGCACGATCATGACCCGGCTCATGGGCATGATCCTGCTGTCCATTGCCGTGTCCATGATGGCGGCCGGCCTGACGACGCTCTTCCCGGGGTGGGTCTGA
- a CDS encoding MarC family protein, with protein MDTALLIKAFGALFAIMNPFAHLPLFLSLTTGRSVASQRRTALRIAGYSAVICAVFLATGTSVLRFFGVSVDHFRVAGGLVLLTIGLSMLSGAGFAAHEGSRRERSEQEEHAHDPASDVSFFPMAFPVVVGPGTITTIIVMDAQAQGLGGHVAVVAAIALVLVVLAVVLFFAAQIGQHLSLSLRMVMTRLMGMILLSIAVAMMASGLTVLFPGIA; from the coding sequence GTGGATACCGCCCTTCTCATTAAGGCCTTCGGCGCCCTCTTCGCGATCATGAACCCCTTCGCGCACCTCCCCCTGTTCCTGTCCCTCACGACCGGGCGGAGCGTCGCCAGCCAGCGCCGCACCGCCCTGAGGATCGCCGGGTACTCCGCGGTCATCTGCGCGGTCTTCCTGGCGACAGGGACATCGGTCCTGCGCTTCTTCGGGGTCAGCGTGGACCACTTCCGGGTGGCCGGGGGACTGGTGCTGCTGACCATCGGCCTGTCCATGCTCTCGGGCGCCGGGTTCGCCGCCCACGAGGGCTCCCGGCGTGAGCGCAGCGAGCAGGAGGAGCACGCCCACGACCCGGCCTCCGACGTCTCCTTCTTCCCCATGGCCTTCCCCGTGGTGGTGGGGCCCGGGACGATCACCACGATCATTGTCATGGACGCGCAGGCCCAGGGGCTGGGCGGCCACGTGGCGGTGGTCGCCGCCATCGCCCTGGTCCTGGTCGTCCTGGCGGTGGTTCTCTTCTTTGCCGCGCAGATCGGGCAGCACCTGTCCCTGAGCCTGCGCATGGTCATGACCCGGCTCATGGGCATGATCCTGCTGTCCATTGCCGTGGCCATGATGGCCTCGGGGCTGACCGTCCTCTTCCCGGGGATCGCCTGA
- a CDS encoding geranylgeranyl reductase family protein codes for MVGAGPAGSSAACHLATLGLDVVLVERHELGRDKVCGDGLTPSAVRELALLGVDTTGWQRNKGLRVIGGGHLLHFPWPEQASFPSYGMARRRALLDRELAEHAAARGARLLTGVSVTGPVTSATGRVTGVEARPTARVAEPGLTGPATITAPLVIDAGGVSARLATAVGRTRDERRPMGVAVRAYFRSPRARDPWMESRLELWDGRPGDSDLLPGYGWIWSVGEGLVNVGLGSVSSTATSHAMNYREVFARWMDNVPCSWGFTPDNQVGRLASAALPMAFNRKPHYADGLMLLGDAGGMVSPFNGEGIAQALMSGRLAAQAAAQAAVRSTRGGREQALAQYPVAVSRELGGYYTLGRVFVSLIEHPEVMRICTRYGLPRRNLMKLVTKLLSDGWERHGGDRLDHLIQLLTRMVPAA; via the coding sequence GTGGTCGGTGCCGGCCCGGCCGGGTCCTCGGCCGCCTGCCACCTGGCCACCCTGGGCCTGGACGTCGTCCTGGTGGAGAGGCACGAGCTCGGCCGGGACAAGGTCTGCGGCGACGGCCTGACCCCCTCTGCCGTACGCGAGCTCGCCCTTTTGGGGGTGGACACCACCGGTTGGCAGCGCAACAAGGGCCTGCGCGTCATAGGCGGCGGCCACCTCCTCCACTTCCCCTGGCCCGAGCAGGCGTCCTTCCCCTCCTACGGCATGGCCCGACGTCGTGCCCTCCTGGACCGTGAGCTCGCCGAGCACGCCGCCGCCCGCGGCGCACGACTCCTGACCGGGGTCAGCGTCACCGGCCCGGTCACCAGCGCCACCGGGCGCGTGACCGGGGTGGAGGCCCGGCCCACCGCCCGCGTGGCCGAGCCCGGCCTCACCGGCCCGGCCACGATCACCGCCCCCCTGGTCATTGACGCCGGCGGGGTCTCGGCCCGCCTGGCCACCGCCGTCGGGCGCACCCGTGACGAGCGCCGCCCCATGGGCGTGGCCGTACGCGCCTACTTCCGCTCCCCGCGGGCCCGTGACCCCTGGATGGAGTCGCGCCTGGAGCTGTGGGACGGCCGTCCCGGGGACTCTGACCTCCTGCCCGGCTACGGCTGGATCTGGAGCGTGGGGGAGGGGCTGGTCAACGTCGGGCTCGGCTCGGTGAGCTCCACGGCCACCTCCCACGCCATGAACTACCGGGAGGTCTTCGCCCGGTGGATGGACAACGTCCCCTGCTCCTGGGGCTTCACCCCCGACAACCAGGTCGGGCGGCTGGCCAGCGCCGCCCTGCCCATGGCCTTCAACCGCAAGCCCCACTACGCCGACGGGCTCATGCTCCTGGGCGACGCCGGGGGCATGGTCTCCCCGTTCAACGGCGAGGGGATCGCCCAGGCCCTCATGTCCGGGCGCCTGGCCGCCCAGGCCGCGGCCCAGGCCGCCGTGCGCTCCACCCGGGGCGGACGCGAGCAGGCCCTCGCCCAGTACCCCGTGGCCGTCTCCCGCGAGCTCGGCGGCTACTACACCCTGGGGCGCGTCTTCGTCTCCCTCATTGAGCACCCCGAGGTCATGCGGATCTGCACCCGCTACGGGCTGCCCCGCAGGAACCTCATGAAGCTCGTCACCAAGCTCCTGTCCGACGGGTGGGAGCGTCACGGCGGCGACAGGCTCGACCACCTCATCCAGCTCCTGACAAGGATGGTGCCGGCAGCATGA
- the ndhC gene encoding NADH-quinone oxidoreductase subunit A: MNPYVPLLIMAGLALLVAVGGLTLSAVVSPTRRNRVKVANYECGIDPTPANTEHGRFPVAFYLVGMTFIVFDVEVVFLYPWVTAFGRLGVFGLGAALLFIAIITVPYVLEWRRGALDWD; the protein is encoded by the coding sequence ATGAACCCCTACGTGCCCCTGCTCATTATGGCGGGCCTGGCCCTGCTCGTGGCCGTGGGCGGCCTGACCCTGAGCGCCGTCGTCAGCCCCACCCGGCGCAACCGGGTCAAGGTCGCCAACTACGAGTGCGGTATCGACCCCACCCCGGCCAACACCGAGCACGGACGCTTCCCCGTGGCCTTCTACCTGGTGGGCATGACCTTTATCGTCTTCGACGTCGAGGTGGTCTTCCTCTACCCCTGGGTCACGGCCTTCGGGCGCCTGGGCGTCTTCGGCCTGGGCGCGGCCCTGCTGTTCATCGCCATTATCACGGTGCCCTACGTCCTGGAGTGGCGCCGCGGCGCCCTGGACTGGGACTGA
- a CDS encoding NADH-quinone oxidoreductase subunit B: MRSIPSKRDDLQLAAEQSVDGAGFLLTSVEKVTGLAQARSLWPVTMGLACCAIEMMATGTPRFDMARFGWEVFRASPRHADVMIVSGRVSHKMAPIVRNVYDSMPEPKWVISMGACASSGGMFNNYAIVQGCDHIVPVDIYLPGCPPRPEMLINAMLELTRLVERKTVFGHREEIARAVEAAALAAAPVHEMKGLLA, from the coding sequence ATGCGTAGCATCCCCTCCAAGCGCGACGACCTCCAGCTCGCCGCCGAGCAGTCGGTGGACGGCGCCGGCTTCCTGCTCACCAGCGTGGAGAAGGTCACCGGGCTGGCCCAGGCCCGCTCCCTGTGGCCGGTGACCATGGGCCTGGCCTGCTGCGCCATTGAGATGATGGCCACCGGCACGCCCCGCTTCGACATGGCCCGCTTCGGCTGGGAGGTCTTCCGCGCCTCGCCCCGCCACGCCGACGTCATGATCGTCTCGGGCCGCGTCTCCCACAAGATGGCCCCCATCGTGCGCAACGTCTACGACTCCATGCCCGAGCCCAAGTGGGTCATCTCCATGGGGGCCTGCGCCTCGAGCGGCGGCATGTTCAACAACTACGCAATCGTCCAGGGGTGCGACCACATTGTCCCGGTGGACATCTACCTGCCCGGCTGCCCGCCCCGCCCCGAGATGCTCATTAACGCCATGCTCGAGCTCACCCGCCTGGTGGAGCGCAAGACCGTCTTCGGCCACCGCGAGGAGATCGCCCGGGCCGTGGAGGCCGCCGCCCTGGCCGCCGCCCCCGTGCACGAGATGAAGGGACTGCTCGCATGA
- a CDS encoding NADH-quinone oxidoreductase subunit C, with protein sequence MSGTAPDAVGPAGAVPEVAGTPVRPELRLEVVAHHVGQFGAPDAGDTTGYGLQRQVVTLAPAAVRPYGSWFDAVVDALIEDLAAAGVDPAAAIEKVVVEHDELTLFVTREHLLDVARPLRDDQDLRFELCLGVSGVHYPEDLGRELHACTELLSLTHGGWALRLETTCPVSDPHVPSLVPLYPGNDWHERETWDLMGIVFDGHPNLTRSAMPDDWVGHPQRKDYPLGGIPVEYKGAATPPADTRRSYR encoded by the coding sequence ATGAGCGGCACCGCCCCTGACGCCGTCGGCCCCGCCGGGGCCGTCCCGGAGGTCGCCGGCACCCCCGTGCGTCCCGAGCTGCGCCTGGAGGTCGTGGCCCACCACGTCGGCCAGTTCGGCGCCCCCGACGCCGGGGACACCACCGGCTACGGGCTCCAGCGCCAGGTGGTCACCCTGGCCCCGGCCGCGGTGCGCCCCTACGGCTCCTGGTTCGACGCGGTCGTGGACGCCCTCATCGAGGACCTGGCCGCCGCGGGGGTGGACCCGGCCGCCGCCATTGAGAAGGTCGTCGTCGAGCACGACGAGCTCACCCTGTTCGTCACCCGCGAGCACCTGCTGGACGTGGCCCGCCCCCTGCGTGACGACCAGGACCTGCGTTTCGAGCTGTGTCTGGGGGTCAGCGGCGTGCACTACCCCGAGGACCTGGGCCGCGAGCTCCACGCCTGCACCGAGCTGCTCAGCCTCACCCACGGCGGGTGGGCCCTGCGCCTGGAGACCACCTGCCCCGTCTCCGACCCGCACGTACCCTCCCTGGTCCCCCTCTACCCCGGCAACGACTGGCACGAGCGCGAGACCTGGGACCTCATGGGCATCGTCTTCGACGGCCACCCCAACCTCACCCGCTCCGCCATGCCCGACGACTGGGTGGGCCACCCCCAGCGCAAGGACTACCCCCTGGGCGGCATCCCCGTGGAGTACAAGGGCGCCGCCACCCCGCCCGCCGACACCCGGAGGTCGTACCGCTAA